CGGCGCGCTCACGGGTACGGCGGTTGCCTTCTTCGTCATGTCTGCCATCTCGTTATGTTCAGCATCCTAGGGTGGACATAAATATTGTCAACAATTTATCCGGTCCATGTTGCACCGCATCCGGGCATGTCCTGGCCCGGATCGGGTGCGAATACGCGCCAGGCGAATGCAGTGGCGGCATTGCCCCCGGCTGCTCAAGCATTGCGATGAAATCATGGGTTCTTTTTTGTCAACAAACTGGCGCCGGATTGGTGCAAACGGCGTTTGGCGACGCCAGTCGAGGCAGACCGTTAGTTGCTTATTTGGACACAAAAAAAGGCGGTCGCCCGCCTCGTTCCGCAACCGCCGGCCGAAACTCAGCCGGCCAGCACCGGATAGTCCGACAGGGTCAGGCGGAAGCCGTGTTCGTTCGCGACGAGCCGCGCCTGGCCGCCCACCGGCAGCGTCAGCATGTCCGGCACATGGCCGAACTGCAGGCCCGTGATGATCGGGATGCCGATCACCTCGCGCATCTGGTCGATCACGGACTGCATGTCGTAGCCGTTGTCGTAGTCGAACGCGCGCGCACCGGTGAACTGGCCCAGCACCAGCGCCTGCTGGCGCGCCAGGATGCCGGCGAAATGCAGCGTGTAGATCATCCGCTCGATGCGGAAGGGCTGCTCGTTGACGTCCTCGATGAACAGGATGCCGCCCTCGATCTGCGGCATGTAGGGCGTGCCGACCAGCGACGCGAGGATCGCGAGGTTACCGCCCCAGAGCGTGCCCGCCACGTCCGCCGACTGCTGCTGCGGCACCTCGGCCACGATCGTCGTGGACGGTTGCGTGAGCGTCGACCAGAACTGCGTCATGGTGAATTCGCTCGGCGTCTCGGCGCCGAAATCGGCCGACAGCATCGGGCCGCCGAACGTCTTCACGCGCGACTTCGCGAGCAGCGCGAGCTGGATCGCCGTGAAATCGCTGTGGCCGCACAGCGCGATCGGCTGGTCGCGCAGGCGGCTTTCGAGCCCGCGGTAGTCGAGCCCGTGCAGGATGCGCGCGGCGCCGTAGCCGCCGCGCACCGCGAGCCCGATGTCGGGCAGCGGCTGCGACGGATCGGCGAGATGGTTCAGGTCGGCCGCGCGTTCGCCGTCGGTGCCGGCGAACCGCAGGTAGCGCCGCTCGACCGCGGTCAGGTTCTGCAGCACGTGCTGCGCGTTGCTGAGGCGTTCGAGCGCGCGCTGCACCGCGAGCGGATCGTGCGGGTAGCCGGACGGCGCCAGCAGGCGGATCGTGCGTGGCAGGGAAGAAGGATTCGTCATCGGCTCGCGGAGATAAAAGGGGTCAGCCCGGCTGGGATTGCCCGATTAGAGCCGCGCCGCCGCGACTGGTTCAGTCTGCGCCGGACGCGGGCGCATCGGGCTCGGCGCCGCCGCACGGGCCGGCGGACGCGGCCTGCGCCGCCGCCGCGGCTTGTGCGCGCCGTGCCTCGCGCGAGGCACGGCGGCGTTCGGCGAAGAACGCGCGCAGCGTGTCGCCGCATTCGTCGGCCAGCACGCCGCCCGTCACGCTCGTGTGATGGTTCAGCTGCGGATTCGCGAACGCGTCGACCACGCCGCCGCAAGCGCCCGTCTTCGGATCGGCCGCGCCGTACACCACGCGCGCGATCCGCGCATGCATGATCGCTCCGGAGCACATCAGGCACGGCTCGAGCGTGACGTAGAGTTCGCAGCCGGGCAGCCGGTAGTTGCCGAGCGTCTGCGCGGCCGCACGCAGGGCGGCCATCTCGGCATGCGCGGACGGGTCGTGGCCGCTGATGGGATGGTTGAAGCCGCGCGCGATCACCTCGTCGCCGCGCACCAGCACGGCGCCCACCGGCACCTCGCCGGCGGCCCGCGCCTCCTCGGCCGCGGCCAGCGCGAGCCGCATGAAGCGGCGGTCGCGTTCGGCGGCCGGATCAGGCGGCGGCGCCGCGCAGGCGGTGGGATCGGGCAACGCGGACGGGAGCAGCGACGCGACGGATTCGGCGTTCATGCGACCCCCGCTTCACCGGCACCGTCATCGAGCACGCGCTCGGACAGGCGTTCAGCAATGCGGCGGCAGTATTCGCGGGGCACGACGAGCGGGCCGCCACGCAGGGATTCGAGGGCCATGTCGAGCGCAAGCATCTTCGCCTGCGGACGGCAACGGGTGGCGCGATCGCTGACCGCGCGCATTTCATCCTGCAGATTG
The genomic region above belongs to Burkholderia plantarii and contains:
- the ldcA gene encoding muramoyltetrapeptide carboxypeptidase; its protein translation is MTNPSSLPRTIRLLAPSGYPHDPLAVQRALERLSNAQHVLQNLTAVERRYLRFAGTDGERAADLNHLADPSQPLPDIGLAVRGGYGAARILHGLDYRGLESRLRDQPIALCGHSDFTAIQLALLAKSRVKTFGGPMLSADFGAETPSEFTMTQFWSTLTQPSTTIVAEVPQQQSADVAGTLWGGNLAILASLVGTPYMPQIEGGILFIEDVNEQPFRIERMIYTLHFAGILARQQALVLGQFTGARAFDYDNGYDMQSVIDQMREVIGIPIITGLQFGHVPDMLTLPVGGQARLVANEHGFRLTLSDYPVLAG
- the tadA gene encoding tRNA adenosine(34) deaminase TadA; protein product: MRLALAAAEEARAAGEVPVGAVLVRGDEVIARGFNHPISGHDPSAHAEMAALRAAAQTLGNYRLPGCELYVTLEPCLMCSGAIMHARIARVVYGAADPKTGACGGVVDAFANPQLNHHTSVTGGVLADECGDTLRAFFAERRRASREARRAQAAAAAQAASAGPCGGAEPDAPASGAD
- a CDS encoding DnaJ family domain-containing protein; this translates as MRLLDALVEQRIAAAAARGEFDDLPGAGAPMELDDDLLVPAEVRMANRILKNAGFVPPAVEQLRALRNLQDEMRAVSDRATRCRPQAKMLALDMALESLRGGPLVVPREYCRRIAERLSERVLDDGAGEAGVA